A window of Saccharomyces paradoxus chromosome XIII, complete sequence contains these coding sequences:
- the HSH155 gene encoding U2 snRNP complex subunit HSH155 (U2-snRNP associated splicing factor~similar to YMR288W), whose protein sequence is MSRPVQFVNADNSDKSHQLGGQYSIPQDLRENLQKEAARIGEKEKDVLQEKMETRTVQNREDSYHKRRFDMKLEPDSDTKIVASYENTHNAVVPRKRKSRWDVKGYEPFDESSTAVREHSDNTLVNIEGIHDLMFFKPSDHKYFADIVSKRPTDELNKDEKKERTFLMLLLKIKNGNTASRRTSMRLLTEKAATFGPEMIFNRLLPILLDRSLEDQERHLMIKTIDRVLYKLGDLTKPYAHKILVVAAPLLIDEDPMVRSTGQEIITNLSTVAGLTTMLTVMRPDIENEDEYVRNVTARAAAVVAKALGVNQLLPFINAACHSRKSWKARHTGIKIVQQIGIILGIGVLNHLTGLMSCIKDSLMDDHVPVRIVTAHTLSTLAENSYPYGIEVFNVVLEPLWKGIRSHRGKVLSSFLKAVGSMIPLMDPEYAGYYTTEAMRIIRREFDSPDDEMKKTILLVLQKCSAVESITPKFLREEIAPEFFQKFWVRRVALDRPLNKIVTYTTVILAKKLGCSYTIDKLLISLRDEAEPLRTMAVHAVTKTVNLLGTADLDERLETRLIDALLIAFQEQTNSDSIIFKGFGAVTVSLDIRMKPFLAPIVSTILNHLKHKAPLVRQHAADLCAILIPVIKNCHELEMLNKLNIILYESLGEVYPEVLGSIIIAMCCITSVMDLNKIQPPINQVLPTLTPILRNKHRKVEVNTIKFVGLIGKLAPTYAPPKEWMRICFELLELLKSTNKEIRRSANATFGFIAKAIGPHDVLVALLNNLKVQERQLRVCTAVAIGIVAKVCGPYNVLPVIMNEYTTPETNVQNGVLKAMSFMFEYIGNMSKDYIYFIIPLLEDALTDRDLVHRQTASNVITHLALNCSGTGHEDAFTHLLNLLIPNIFETSPHAIMRILEGLEALSQALGPGMFMNYIWAGLFHPAKNVRKAFWRVYNNIYVMYQDSIVPFYPVTPDNDEDYVEELDLIL, encoded by the coding sequence ATGAGTCGTCCTGTACAATTTGTGAATGCTGATAATAGCGACAAGAGCCACCAACTAGGTGGCCAATATTCTATTCCTCAAGATTTGAGGGAAAACCTGCAGAAAGAAGCTGCACGGATTGGggagaaggaaaaagatgtgctacaagaaaaaatggaaactAGGACAGTGCAAAATCGAGAGGATTCATACCACAAAAGAAGGTTTGATATGAAACTTGAACCCGATTCTGATACAAAGATCGTTGCATCTTATGAAAATACTCATAACGCTGTCGTGCCAAGGAAACGAAAATCTCGTTGGGATGTAAAAGGATACGAACCATTTGATGAATCTTCAACCGCGGTCAGAGAACACTCTGATAACACTTTAGTTAATATAGAAGGAATTCATGAtttgatgttttttaaACCTTCTGACCATAAATACTTTGCCGATATCGTATCCAAAAGACCTACAGATGAGTTAAATAAggatgaaaagaaagaaagaacattCTTAATGTTACTcctgaaaataaaaaatggtaaTACAGCGAGTAGGAGGACTTCCATGCGACTTTTAACCGAAAAAGCTGCTACATTTGGTCCAGAAATGATATTTAATCGATTATTACCCATATTACTAGACAGAAGCTTGGAAGATCAAGAGAGACATTTAATGATCAAGACCATAGACCGCGTTCTTTACAAATTAGGAGATCTAACAAAACCTTACGCTCATAAAATACTAGTAGTGGCGGCTCCATTACTGATTGATGAAGATCCAATGGTTCGTTCAACCGGTCAAGAAATAATCACCAATTTGTCTACGGTTGCTGGCCTGACGACCATGCTAACGGTAATGAGACCTGATATTGAGAATGAGGATGAGTATGTTAGAAACGTAACTGCAAGAGCAGCGGCTGTGGTGGCAAAAGCCCTTGGTGTTAATCAATTGCTCCCTTTCATCAACGCAGCATGCCATTCGCGGAAATCTTGGAAAGCAAGGCATACTGGTATAAAGATTGTGCAGCAAATAGGTATTATTTTGGGAATAGGTGTGTTGAACCATCTTACTGGGCTGATGAGTTGTATCAAAGACAGCCTAATGGATGATCACGTTCCGGTACGAATTGTTACAGCGCATACTTTATCTACACTAGCCGAAAACTCTTATCCATATGGTATCGAAGTCTTCAACGTTGTACTGGAGCCCTTATGGAAGGGTATAAGAAGTCATCGTGGTAAAGtgttatcttcttttctaaaagCTGTTGGCTCTATGATCCCATTGATGGATCCAGAGTATGCCGGTTATTATACTACAGAGGCAATGAGAATAATAAGACGCGAATTCGACTCTCCTGACgatgaaatgaaaaagacCATCCTTTTAGTATTACAAAAGTGTAGTGCTGTAGAATCTATAACACCGAAATTTCTTAGAGAAGAAATCGCGCCAGAATTCTTTCAGAAATTTTGGGTTAGACGAGTAGCGTTGGACAGGCCATTAAACAAGATTGTTACGTATACGACAGTTATATTAGCAAAGAAATTAGGCTGTTCTTATACCATCGATAAACTATTAATATCCTTAAGAGATGAAGCTGAACCATTGAGAACAATGGCAGTCCATGCTGTTACTAAAACAGTGAATTTACTAGGAACTGCAGATTTAGATGAAAGATTAGAAACGAGACTTATTGATGCGCTCCTGATAGCGTTTCAAGAACAAACAAATAGCGATTCTATAATCTTTAAAGGATTTGGGGCGGTAACCGTATCGCTTGACATCCGGATGAAACCGTTTCTAGCGCCCATTGTGAGCACGATTTTAAATCATTTGAAGCATAAAGCCCCACTGGTTCGTCAACATGCAGCAGATCTATGTGCCATACTGATACCAGTTATCAAGAACTGTCATGAACTCGAAATGTTAAATAAATTGAACATTATATTGTATGAATCTTTGGGTGAAGTATATCCAGAAGTATTAGGTTCCATAATCATCGCTATGTGCTGTATTACGAGTGTAATGgatttgaataaaatacaACCCCCTATTAACCAAGTCTTACCAACCTTGACTCCAATTTTAAGGAATAAGCACAGAAAAGTCGAGGTAAACACTATCAAATTTGTTGGGCTTATTGGTAAGTTGGCACCTACCTATGCACCTCCCAAAGAATGGATGAGAATATGTTTTGAGCTATTagaacttttgaaaagcacaaataaagaaataagaaGATCGGCAAATGCCACATTTGGTTTTATCGCAAAAGCAATTGGACCTCACGACGTTCTGGTTGCGTTATTGAACAACTTAAAGGTTCAAGAACGTCAGTTACGTGTATGCACAGCTGTTGCTATTGGTATCGTAGCTAAAGTGTGTGGCCCCTACAACGTCCTACCAGTAATTATGAATGAATACACAACACCAGAGACTAATGTTCAAAACGGTGTTCTCAAAGCTATGTCTTTTATGTTCGAGTATATTGGTAATATGTCTAAGGATTACATATATTTCATAATACCATTACTGGAAGATGCACTCACCGATAGGGATTTAGTTCATCGTCAGACAGCGTCAAATGTAATAACCCATTTGGCTTTAAACTGTTCAGGTACCGGTCACGAGGATGCCTTTACCCATTTGCTAAATCTCCTAATAcccaatatttttgaaacttcGCCACACGCTATTATGCGTATTTTAGAAGGGTTGGAGGCACTGAGCCAAGCTCTTGGCCCTGGGATGTTTATGAACTACATATGGGCGGGTTTGTTTCACCCAGCAAAGAATGTAAGGAAGGCATTTTGGAGGGTGTATAACAACATATACGTAATGTATCAGGACTCTATAGTACCTTTTTATCCTGTTACACCGGACAACGACGAAGACTATGTAGAAGAGCTGGATTTAATTCTGTGA
- the HAS1 gene encoding ATP-dependent RNA helicase HAS1 (ATP-dependent RNA helicase~similar to YMR290C), with protein MATPSKKRSRDSESSEEPTVDEKNTTKQNNAAPEEEQTTYAEKFEELKLSQPTLKAIEKMGFTTMTSVQSRTIPPLLAGRDVLGAAKTGSGKTLAFLIPAIELLHSLKFKPRNGTGIIVITPTRELALQIFGVARELMEFHSQTFGIVIGGANRRQEAEKLMKGVNMLIATPGRLLDHLQNTKGFVFKNLKALIIDEADRILEIGFEDEMRQIIKILPNEDRQSMLFSATQTTKVEDLARISLRPGPLFINVVPETDNSTADGLEQGYVVCDSDKRFLLLFSFLKRNQKKKIIVFLSSCNSVKYYAELLNYIDLPVLELHGKQKQQKRTNTFFEFCNAERGILICTDVAARGLDIPAVDWIIQFDPPDDPRDYIHRVGRTARGTKGKGKSLMFLTPNELGFLRYLKASKVPLNEYEFPENKIANVQSQLEKLIKSNYYLHQTAKDGYRSYLQAYASHSLKTVYQIDKLDLAKVAKSYGFPVPPKVNITIGASGKTPNTKRRKTHK; from the coding sequence ATGGCCACCCCGTCAAAAAAACGTTCTAGAGATTCTGAATCTTCAGAGGAACCCACAGTAGATGAAAAGAACACTACAAAGCAAAACAATGCCGCGCCTGAGGAAGAACAAACCACTTATGCGGAAAAGTTCGAAGAACTGAAGCTATCACAGCCAACCCTGAAGgccattgaaaagatgGGGTTCACAACCATGACGTCTGTGCAGTCAAGGACTATCCCACCTCTTTTGGCCGGTAGAGATGTTCTTGGTGCTGCCAAGACAGGTTCTGGTAAAACATTGGCGTTCCTTATCCCTGCTATCGAACTATTGCATTCTCTGAAATTCAAACCAAGAAATGGTACCGGTATAATTGTCATTACGCCTACAAGAGAGTTGGCTTTACAGATTTTTGGAGTGGCAAGAGAACTAATGGAATTCCATTCGCAGACGTTTGGTATTGTCATTGGTGGTGCAAATAGAAGACAGGAAGCcgaaaaattgatgaaaggTGTTAATATGTTGATTGCTACCCCTGGAAGACTGTTGGACCATTTACAAAATACAAAAGGATTCGTATTCAAGAACTTGAAGGCTTTAATTATCGATGAGGCGGATAGAATCCTAGAAATCGGGTTCGAAGATGAAATGAGGCAGataatcaaaattttgccAAATGAAGATAGGCAATCCATGTTATTTTCTGCTACACAAACGACTAAAGTTGAAGATTTGGCTAGAATTTCGCTGAGACCGGGCCCTCTTTTCATTAATGTCGTTCCTGAGACTGACAATTCCACCGCAGATGGGTTAGAACAAGGCTACGTGGTATGTGATAGCGACAAAAgatttttgttgttgttttcctttttgaaaagaaatcaaaaaaagaaaatcattgTATTCTTATCATCTTGTAACTCTGTGAAATATTACGCTGAATTATTGAACTACATTGATTTACCAGTCCTTGAATTACACGGTAagcaaaaacaacaaaagagAACAAATACATTTTTCGAATTTTGTAATGCGGAAAGAGGTATCTTGATTTGTACAGATGTTGCAGCCAGAGGTCTAGATATCCCCGCAGTGGATTGGATTATTCAATTTGACCCTCCTGATGATCCAAGAGATTACATTCATAGAGTCGGAAGAACTGCAAGAGGTACTAAAGGTAAGGGTAAATCTTTAATGTTCTTAACTCCTAATGAATTAGGGTTTTTGAGGTACCTGAAGGCTTCCAAGGTCCCATTAAATGAGTATGAGTTCCcggaaaataaaattgcGAACGTTCAATCacaattagaaaaattaatcAAATCCAACTATTATCTACATCAAACAGCTAAAGATGGTTATAGATCTTATTTACAAGCGTACGCTTCTCATTCTCTGAAAACTGTCTACCAAATTGATAAACTGGATTTAGCCAAAGTGGCAAAGTCTTATGGTTTTCCAGTCCCTCCAAAGGTTAACATTACTATTGGTGCCAGTGGAAAAACCCCAAATACCAAAAGACGTAAAACACATAAGTAA
- the ABZ2 gene encoding aminodeoxychorismate lyase ABZ2 (Aminodeoxychorismate lyase (4-amino-4-deoxychorismate lyase)~similar to YMR289W), translated as MDGKRKDVYRLVSPMNNPKTDMESYEEVNLVANSNFEVLATFRYDPGFTRCSPSKKEIFESPDPRLGLRDEEIRREIIKEDYLSYLRVREVNSGSGLLENIQHPDVWKQDCKTIVCHSIEDMLQVIYERFFLLEEQYQRLRIALSYFKIDFNTSLNDLLKLLVENLINCKEGSAEYDVIQKMINEKQCYKIRVLVSKKGSIRIEAIQLPMAPILTLTTNCDSASTYFIKTMLNGFLNHSTINWDVVISSEPLNGSAFTSFKTTSRDHYARARARMQTAINNLRGSEPATAVSQCEILFPNKSGQLMEGSITNVAVIRRDHNGTKKYVTPRLATGCLCGTMRHYLLRLGLIEEADIKIESLTIGDEVLLFNGVMGCIKGTVKTKY; from the coding sequence ATGGAtggtaaaagaaaagatgtATATAGGTTAGTTTCACCAATGAACAATCCAAAGACTGATATGGAAAGTTATGAAGAAGTTAACTTAGTTGCTAATTCCAATTTTGAGGTTCTGGCTACTTTCAGGTACGACCCTGGTTTCACACGCTGCTCACCgtcaaagaaagaaatatttgaaagtcCAGACCCTAGGTTGGGTCTACGAGACGAAGAGATTAGACGGGAGATCATTAAGGAAGATTACTTGAGCTACTTACGAGTAAGGGAGGTCAATTCCGGCAGTGGTCTTCTCGAGAATATCCAACATCCTGATGTTTGGAAGCAGGATTGCAAAACTATTGTGTGCCACAGCATAGAAGATATGCTGCAAGTCATTTATGAAAGGTTTTTCTTATTAGAGGAGCAATATCAAAGATTAAGAATAGCATTATCATACTTTAAGATCGATTTCAACACGTCTCTGAATGATCTATTGAAGTTGTTGGTTGAAAACCTCATTAATTGTAAAGAAGGGAGTGCAGAGTATGATGTAATCCAGAAAATGATCAACGAAAAGCAATGTTATAAAATACGGGTACTTGTCTCTAAGAAAGGAAGTATACGAATTGAGGCAATACAATTACCCATGGCACCTATTCTAACATTGACGACTAATTGTGATAGTGCTTCCACatattttatcaaaacGATGCTGAATGGATTTTTAAATCATAGCACAATAAACTGGGATGTTGTCATTTCATCTGAACCATTGAACGGATCGGCTTTTACCAGTTTCAAAACTACGTCAAGAGATCATTACGCTAGAGCAAGAGCTCGCATGCAGACAGCTATAAATAACTTAAGAGGTTCAGAACCTGCCACTGCTGTCTCTCAATGCGAAATTTTATTTCCCAACAAATCTGGGCAGCTGATGGAAGGTTCAATAACGAACGTGGCCGTGATTCGAAGAGATCATAACGGTACTAAGAAATATGTGACACCAAGATTAGCTACTGGATGCCTGTGCGGTACAATGCGTCATTATTTATTGCGGCTCGGTCTTATCGAAGAAGCAGATATAAAGATAGAAAGCCTCACGATTGGCGACGAGGTCTTGCTTTTCAATGGTGTTATGGGATGTATAAAGGGAACAGTAAAAACgaaatattaa
- the DSS1 gene encoding exoribonuclease II (3'-5' exoribonuclease~similar to YMR287C) yields MVIRGKAHALLIARSFHSYTPCFRVTTRGKRQRSKSKQQAKALLDYTQELDNGRATEAVADCSVGTEKNIESINKDFLQRTKGLEPDIELKQLPQIKEEFYQRYRDRYVKPSEDWYINTWSSLTKPKIPLYKLINSDIQLVTKLNTPNPIEFQPVQLMESPLNVGDLVLLKMRPNELAMCVSLPNSTMDPRYTFVATDGTMCFATKNRVLLRIPHKLPIGVNSLIQPESHHKHLPIGTIKNFSNQTNILPIVARQLITSKYPAQISKLAWKDLPITTKKLQLLHRSLQNYMGPWQIPFFTLVGLVQKLDLNKALDDENGINYLTSLVNNYHTVNNAPINSSTFVSTYWAIMQQQESNLWGKIHLNTALLSPVSVTIIPLKSQHLYYAQVIEKLEANSYKEVNKFVKLVNERKYRDISALYPSVIQLLKDFAAGNFHSNGIVVTLISKIFRKIERYKGCDITRDICQDLVNEIIPNSMSNPLLLNMDLALPASSKLMKSQQKLYDLTNIEDLQKKKSGTDGDRYDFGDLKVFCIDSETAHEIDDGVSVKNHRKDGLYTLYIHIADPTSMFPESTNVDTEGISTDILNVALKRSFTTYLPDTVVPMLPQSICHLSDLGKQGQRTKTISFSVDVKVISRGSGKSLEIMHDSFKIREGIVSNFPKATYEDVDMILSTPNGEASPIKKDLESLSMISKLLREQRIKNNNAVIFGEGFNKGLVALNANAEGELTEVTFSDQEETLSTILVSEMMILANTLTGKYFADNKISGVFRCYKQLPLDLLAQQQYDSMITSTKKGLFPQLKDIVKLSSLLNSSFYTGRPFRHEMIGAKQYLTVTSPLRRFPDLINHLQIHRHLQKKPLCFNQTQIDSLIWPIQSRADILKRASRSSSTYWTLNYLKKLTKLEPERTYDVMITSVPQNGFAGCVFPDLSFARGTLKLHPSAMHYPMIGDIVKNCKISKIDCLEGMLELEKL; encoded by the coding sequence ATGGTAATTAGGGGGAAAGCACATGCTCTTCTTATTGCAAGAAGCTTTCATTCCTACACGCCTTGCTTCAGAGTAACCACCAGAGGCAAACGACAGCGAAGTAAGAGCAAGCAGCAAGCAAAAGCACTGCTAGATTATACACAAGAGCTAGATAATGGTCGAGCTACTGAAGCAGTTGCGGACTGTTCAGTTGGAACAGAGAAGAACATAGAATCGATAAACAAAGATTTTTTACAGCGAACAAAAGGACTAGAGCCTGATATTGAATTAAAACAACTCCCTCAAATTAAAGAGGAATTTTATCAACGTTATAGAGATAGGTACGTCAAACCCTCTGAAGATTGGTACATAAATACCTGGAGTTCCTTaacaaaaccaaaaattcCGCTCTACAAGTTAATAAATTCAGATATTCAATTAGTTACGAAATTGAATACTCCAAATCCGATCGAATTTCAACCTGTTCAACTAATGGAAAGTCCCTTAAATGTTGGCGACTTagttcttttgaaaatgagaCCCAATGAACTGGCGATGTGTGTAAGTCTTCCAAACAGCACTATGGATCCGCGATACACTTTTGTTGCTACTGATGGAACCATGTGCTTTGCGACCAAAAACCGGGTATTATTGAGGATTCCTCACAAATTACCTATTGGGGTTAATTCACTTATACAGCCAGAGAGTCATCACAAGCATCTGCCGATTGGAACTataaaaaacttttctAACCAAACGAACATTTTGCCGATTGTGGCAAGGCAGTTGATAACAAGTAAATATCCTGCGCAGATTTCAAAGTTAGCCTGGAAGGATTTACCCATTACTACGAAAAAATTGCAGTTACTTCACAGATCATTACAAAATTATATGGGTCCATGGCagattcctttttttaccttAGTCGGATTGGTCCAGAAGTTGGATTTGAATAAAGCTTTGGACGATGAAAATGGAATAAATTATTTAACCAGTCTAGTGAATAACTATCACACTGTAAACAATGCACCAATAAATTCATCTACTTTTGTATCCACGTACTGGGCGATTATGCAACAACAGGAATCGAACCTTTGGGGGAAAATTCATCTTAACACAGCGTTATTGTCACCTGTATCAGTAACGATCATTCCACTGAAGTCCCAACATTTATACTATGCACAGGTGATAGAGAAGCTGGAAGCTAACAGTTATAAGGAAGTCAATAAGTTTGTAAAATTGGTAAACGAAAGGAAATATCGGGATATTTCAGCTTTATACCCTTCTGTAATCCAATTGTTAAAAGATTTTGCCGCTGGAAATTTTCACAGTAACGGAATTGTAGTAACTCTGATCTCGAAAATATTTAGAAAGATAGAACGCTACAAGGGTTGTGACATAACAAGGGATATATGCCAAGATTTGGTTAATGAGATAATACCCAATTCGATGTCCAATCCGTTGTTACTAAATATGGATTTAGCGTTGCctgcttcttcaaaattgatgaaatccCAACAAAAACTCTATGATTTAACTAATATAGAAGAtttacaaaagaaaaagtcCGGCACTGATGGCGACAGGTACGATTTTGGTGATCTTAAAGTTTTTTGTATAGATTCCGAAACTGCGCATGAGATTGATGACGGTGTGTCGGTAAAAAACCACCGTAAGGATGGGCTGTACACTTTATATATTCATATCGCTGATCCAACCTCTATGTTCCCAGAAAGTACTAATGTTGATACTGAGGGCATTAGCACAGATATCCTAAATGTTGCCTTGAAACGATCATTTACCACATATTTACCAGATACGGTTGTTCCCATGTTACCTCAGTCGATTTGTCATTTATCTGATTTGGGAAAACAAGGGCAAAGgacaaaaacaatatcGTTTTCCGTTGATGTTAAAGTCATTTCTAGAGGCAGCGGAAAATCACTTGAAATTATGCATGATAGTTTTAAAATCCGAGAAGGCATTGTGTCGAACTTTCCTAAGGCTACTTATGAAGATGTCGATATGATCCTTAGTACACCCAATGGCGAAGCATCACCTATTAAAAAAGATTTGGAAAGTTTATCCATGATTTCCAAATTATTGAGAGAGCAACgtataaaaaataataatgctGTTATATTTGGGGAAGGCTTTAATAAGGGCCTAGTGGCACTAAACGCCAATGCAGAAGGAGAACTGACTGAGGTGACATTTTCGGACCAAGAGGAAACGCTATCCACCATTTTGGTTTCAGAAATGATGATCTTGGCCAATACTTTAACAGGTAAATACTTCGCAGATAACAAAATCAGTGGTGTGTTCAGATGTTATAAACAGTTACCACTGGATCTATTAGCACAACAGCAGTATGACTCTATGATAACAAGTACAAAAAAAGGGCTCTTCCCCCAGCTAAAAGATATTGTTAAACTTTCATCATTGTTGAACTCAAGTTTTTACACCGGGCGACCTTTTAGACATGAAATGATTGGAGCTAAGCAATATTTGACTGTAACATCTCCCCTTCGTCGCTTTCCAGATTTGATAAATCATCTACAGATTCATCGTCATTTGCAGAAAAAGCCTTTATGTTTTAATCAAACACAAATTGACAGTTTAATCTGGCCAATTCAATCTCGAGCAGATATTTTAAAAAGGGCTAGCCGCAGTTCGTCGACGTACTGGACACTAAATTATTTAAAGAAGCTAACGAAATTAGAACCAGAAAGGACTTACGATGTAATGATAACATCAGTGCCGCAGAACGGATTTGCTGGGTGCGTTTTTCCGGACTTGTCATTCGCTAGGGGAACATTAAAATTGCATCCAAGCGCTATGCATTATCCGATGATTGGAGATATCGTGAAGAAttgtaaaatttcaaaaattgattgCTTAGAAGGAATGCTGGAGCTGGAAAAGCTATAA